A stretch of the Lactuca sativa cultivar Salinas chromosome 9, Lsat_Salinas_v11, whole genome shotgun sequence genome encodes the following:
- the LOC111905518 gene encoding flavanone 3-dioxygenase 3 — protein MEGSNHDNNKTFPIGETPQETSSLNVPKSYEISPANRASLNPEIADVVIIDLAGLDDPLKRPIIVKEIGNACRETGFFQIINHGIPQIVLNDALESAFNFFNLPTNEKEKYMSNDVHKPVRYGTSIKDGEDKIQFWRVFLKLYAHPLSEWIKQWPSNPPDYREKTGDYAMKTRLLAIKIIGAITESLGIGPKYLESKMEDGMQVLAVNCYPKCPEPHLALGLPPHSDYSCITIVLHSSCGLEIMDATNGTWQLVPDVHGALQVHIGDHVEVLSNGLYKSMVHRVTVNNEKTRVSIASLHSMGIDEKMATAEKLITDEHPKNYKESSFRDFLNFLSSNDITDGKSFIESLKIN, from the exons ATGGAGGGTAGCAATCATGACAACAACAAGACATTCCCCATAGGTGAAACACCACAAGAAACAAGCTCTTTGAATGTTCCTAAATCCTATGAAATCTCACCAGCAAATAGAGCTAGTTTGAACCCTGAAATTGCAGATGTGGTGATTATTGACTTGGCGGGACTTGATGATCCTCTGAAACGACCCATAATTGTGAAAGAAATTGGAAATGCTTGTCGTGAGACTGGGTTTTTTCAA ATAATCAACCATGGGATACCACAAATAGTGCTCAATGATGCATTAGAAAGTGCATTCAATTTCTTTAACTTACCAACAAACGAGAAGGAAAAATACATGTCGAATGATGTCCACAAACCAGTTCGTTATGGGACTAGCATAAAGGATGGAGAGGACAAAATTCAGTTCTGGAGGGTTTTTCTTAAACTGTATGCTCATCCTCTGAGCGAATGGATCAAACAATGGCCTAGTAACCCACCGGACTACAG AGAAAAGACGGGAGATTATGCTATGAAAACAAGACTTTTAGCAATTAAGATAATAGGAGCTATAACTGAAAGCCTTGGGATTGGCCCAAAATATCTTGAAAGCAAAATGGAAGATGGGATGCAAGTGCTAGCAGTTAATTGCTACCCAAAATGCCCTGAACCACATCTTGCATTAGGGTTGCCACCTCATTCAGATTACAGTTGCATTACCATAGTTCTTCATAGTTCATGTGGACTTGAGATCATGGATGCTACAAATGGCACATGGCAATTGGTTCCTGATGTACACGGGGCCCTCCAAGTCCATATAGGTGACCATGTGGAGGTACTTAGCAATGGATTATACAAAAGCATGGTGCATAGGGTTACAGTCAACAATGAGAAGACTAGGGTTTCCATTGCAAGTCTCCATAGCATGGGGATTGATGAGAAAATGGCAACTGCTGAAAAACTTATTACTGATGAACATCCTAAAAATTATAAGGAAAGCAGTTTCAGGGATTTTCTCAATTTTCTCTCAAGCAATGACATCACTGATGGAAAAAGCTTCATTGAATCACTCAAAATCAATTAG